The Lolium rigidum isolate FL_2022 chromosome 1, APGP_CSIRO_Lrig_0.1, whole genome shotgun sequence region ttcaacatgtttccttttaatttcaccgtaaaagatataccggtggggcaagggtctataattggaagagataatatagaagaatttttcacccatgttagtatgcatgaagatcttaaagatataccccttgcaaaagctatccctacttatgaagatgcctctgtttatttggtacgcatgatggaagctagatttattagtctcaactccatgatacaacacatgtttcttacactttctgatatggagaggggagataagagagattttgttctaaaagtcttagtgcgagaatttgcagatatagctaGAGAAGCTATAAAAAAATTTAGTAAGCATGATAGGCTTGgcatgatcaccgattttaaaagaacacttgaaaatatggatatggatagaattaagtatactaataatgttaataatggtggggagattaaagcaccaataccatgtaagctcctagcaatgcatgaggcactagaaaataactatgcttggcttgttctcgaaaatttgtttgatgagagtagcaagcccaagactaatgaaaagggagctgctgaaacttatgtatccaatatactatgcatggttgagaaaactccacaccccgctgtagatgcaccatctcttgacaatacttgatatacactttctgcgcctagctgaaaggcgttaaagaaaagcgcttatgggagacaacccatgtttttttttactacagtacttttattttatatttgagtcttggaagttgttactactgtagcaacctctccttatcttagttttgtgcattgttgtgccaagtaaagtcgttgatagtaaggttcatactagatttggattactgcacagaaacagatttctttgctgtcacgaatctgggccaaattctctgtaggtaactcagaaaattatgccaatttacgtgagtgatcctcagatatgtacgcaactttcattcaatttgagcattttcatttgagcaagtctggtgcctcaataaaattcgtctttacgaactgttctgttttgacagattctgccttttatttcgcattgcctgttttgctatgcttgatggatttttcgataccattgactttcagtagctttgtgcaatgtccggaagtgttaagaatgatcatgtcacctctgaacatgtaaattttaattgtgcactaaccctctaatgagttgttttgagtttggtgtggaggaagttttcaaggatcaagagagggagatgatacaacatgatcaagcagagtgaaagctctaagcttggggatgccccggtggttcacccctgcatatatcaagaagaatcaagcgtctaagcttggggatgcccaaggcatatccttcttcatcgacaacattatcaggttcctctagtgaaactatatttttattccatcacatcttatgtactttgcttggagcgtcggtttgtttttgtttttgttttgtttgaataaaatggatcctagaattcattgtgtgggagagagacacgctccgctgttgcatatggacaaatatgtccttaggctttactcataatattcatggcgaaagtttcttcttcgttaaattgttatatggttggaattggaaaatgatacatgtagtaattgctataatgtcttggataatgtgatacttggcaattgttgtgctcatgtttaagctcttgcatcatatactttgcacccattaatgaagaaatacatagagcatgctaaaatttggtttgcataattggtctctctaaggtctagataatttctagtattgagtttgaccaacaaggaagacggtgtagagtcttataacgtttacaatatgtcttttatgtgagttttgctgcactgcttcatccttgtgtttgtttcaaataagccttgctagcctaaaccttgtatcgagagggaatacttctcatgcatccaaaatccttgagccaaccactatgccatttgtgtccaccatacctacctactacatggtatttctccgccattccaaagtaaattgcttgagtgctacctttaaaatttctatcctctacctttacaatatatagctcatgggacaaatagcctaaaaactattgtggtattgaatatgtacttatgcactttatctcttattaagttgcttgttgtgcgataaccatgtttctggggacgccatcaactactctttgttgaatatcatgtgagttgctatgcatgttcgtcttgtctgaagtaagggagatttaccgctaaaatggttagagcattgcataatgttagagaagaacattgggccgctaacttaagccatgatccatggtggaagtttcagttttggacaaatatcctcaatctcatatgagaaaattaattgttgctacatgcttatgcatataagaggagtccattatctgttgtctatattgtcccggtatggatgtctaagttgagaataatcaatagcgagaaatccgatgcgagctttctccttagacctttgtacaggcggcatagaggtacccctttgtgacacttggttaaaacatgtgcattgcgatgataatccaggtaatccgagctaattaggacaatgtgcgggcactattagtatactatgcatgaggcttgcaacttgtaagatataatttacatgacacatatgctttattactaccattgacaaaattgtttcttgttttcaaaatcaaagctctagcacaaatatagcaatcgatgctttcctctttgaaggacctttcttttacttttattgttgagtcagttcacctatctctctctccacctcaagaagcaaacacttgtgtgaactgtgcattgattcctacatatttgcatattgcacttattatattactttacattgacaatatccatgagatatacatgttataagttgaaagcaaccgctgaaacttcatcttcctttgtgttgcttcaatacctctactatgaattattgctttatgagttaacttttatgcaagacttattgatgcttgtcttgaagtactattcatgaaaagtctttgctatatgattcatttgtttactcatgtcatttacattgtttggatcgctgcattcactacatatgcttacaatagtatgatcaaggttaagatggcatgtcactccagaaattatctttgttatcgtttacctgctcgggacgagcagaaactaagcttggggatgctgatacgtctccgacgtatcgataatttcttatgttccatgccacattattgatgatatctacatgttttatgcatactttatgtcatatttatgcattttccggcactaacctattaacgagatgccgaagagccgattgttgttttctgctgtttttggtttcgtaaatcctagtaaggaaatattctcggaattggacgaaatcaacgcccaggggcctattttgccacgaagcttccagaagaccgaagaggagacgaagtggggccacgaggtggccagacaatagggcggcgcggcccaggtcttggccgcgcggccctggcgtctgggcccctcgtgtggccccctgacctgcccttccgcctacaaatagtcttcgttgcgaaacccccagtaccgagagccacgatacggaaaaccttccgcagacgccgccgccgccaatcccatctcgggggattcgggagatcgcctccggcaccctgccggagaggggaatcatctcccggaggactctacaccgccatggtcgcctccggagtgatgagtgagtagttcaccctcggactatgggtccatagcagtagctagatggttgtcttctcctcattatgcttcattgtcggatcttgtgagctgcctaacatgatcaagatcatctatctgtaatgctatatgttgtgtttgttgggatccgatggatagagaatactatgttatgttgattatcaatctatgtgttgtttatgatcttgcatgctctccgttactagtagatgctttagccaagttgatgcttgtaactccaagagggagtatttatgctcgatagtgggttcatgtctccgtgaatgctggggagtgagagaaacctctaaggttatggatgtgtctgttgccactagtgataaaacattgatgctatccgaggatgtagttattgattacattacgcaccatacttaatgcaattgtctgttgttttgcaacttaataccggaaggggttcggatgataacctcgaaggtggactttttaggcatagatgcatgctggatagcggtctatgtactttgtcgtaatgcccaattaaatctcacaatactcatcatatcatgtatgtgcatggtcatgccctctctatttgtcaattgcccaactgtaatttgttcacccaacatgctatttatcttatgggagagacaccactagtgaactgtggaccccggtccattcttttacattgaatacaatctgctgcaatacttgttctactgttctctgcaaacaatcatcatccacactatacatctaatcctttgttacagcaagccggtaagattgacaacctcactgtttcgttggggcaaagtactttggttgtgttgtgcaggttccacgttggcgccggaatccctggtgttgcgccgcactacatctcgccgccatcaaccttcaacgtgcttcttggctcctaccggttcgataaaccttggtttcttaccgagggaaaacttgccgccgtacgcatcacaccttcctcttggggttcccaacggacgcgtgctcgtACGCGTATCACCCAAGCACTCGTGCGGTGTGCTTGCCGAGCGGGGCACCCTTGCccggttctcgtgtcccggcgcccatgctcaaaatggtgtcgccgagcgtaagcatcgtcatattcttgagactacccgtgctatgatgattgcttcctctcttccgccgcatttcgggCCGAGGCtttcgctacgtcgacttacctcattaacattcagccttctcgctgcccttcaaggtggcattcctctcgagcgtctttccggttgctctccagattactcgacacttcgtttatttggttgcgtttgctatgttcttctccctcctctgttgagtgtgtttttctcggatacagtgatgagcataagggctatcgctgttgggaccccgttggtcgtcggatgcgcatctctcgtgatgtcacgtttgatgagacgcgtcccttctatcctcgtcccacctcgggtacttacccggtggatgatatctcttttcttctttttccggatgcaccccctgctatcccgtctcctccccctcctagtcctgatgtacccccttcggcgccattctctcctccgtctagtccacctagtactcctcgttctccagcttcggatccttctgatgctgtcccttcttcctcttcttctagtgAGTTGTCCTCCGTTGATGatcttcccccttcacggcctatccatcagcgtcgtgctccagctcgttactctcctagtcagtatggtctctctgtcgtttccgagccgacttcttatcgggatatcgagcgtcatcctgaatggaagcttgccatggctgaggagatcgctgcgcttgagcgcactggcacttgggatcttgtttatcccccttctggtgttcgtcctatcacgtgtaagtgggtctataaaattaagactcgctctgatggatctcttgagcgctataaagcgcgtcttgtgactcgtggctttcagcaggagcacggccgtgactatgatgagacttttgcccctgtggctcatatgactaccgtgcgtacccttcttgtcgTTGCTTCGTTCACCGCCGGTATGTCTCCCGACCTTGATgttcgaatgcttttcttaatgacgAGTTGAgtaaggaggtttacatgcagcctcctcctcggGTATtccgttcccgatgggatggtttgtcgtcttcgacgttctctctatggtctcaaacgggcccctcgtgcccggtttgagcgcttcgcctccgtGGTGACTCGCCgtcggtttctctcctagtcttcatgatccagcacttttcgttcacacttctcctcgtggacgtactcttcttcttcttctctatgttgatgatatgatcattactggtgatgatcctgagtatattgcctttgtcaaggctcgtcttcgtgaccagtttcttatgactgatcttggtcctcttcgctattttcttggcattgaggtttcctccacttctgatggcttttctatcactcaggaaaagtacattcaggatcttcttgctcatgctgctcttggggatgagcgcacggccgatactcctatggagcttaatgttaagcttcgtcctaccgatggtgatcctcttcccgatcccacccgttatcgccatcttgttgggagtcttgtttatcttgtcgtcactcgtcccgatatttcttatcctcgtTCATATTCTCGAGTCggcttgtctcagctcctaccactgttcactatagtcatctcctccgtgttcttcgttatcttcgtggcacgatcactcgtcgcctttttctttccccgttccagcctcTCTCCAGCCTccaagtgctattcggatgctacgtgggcgagtgatcctacggatcgtcgttcgctttctgcttaccgtgtgtttcttggtggttcgcttgttgcttggaagacgaagaaacagcatCGCAGCTTTCCCGTTCGAGCGTTGAGgccgagttgcgggctatggctttgttgattgctgaggtgacttggttacggtggttgcttgcagattttggggtctctgttacgacacccactccacttttgtctgacagtacaggtgctatcagtattgcacgtgatccggttaaGCATGAGCTAAGCAAGcacatcggtgttgatgctttttacacacgtgcacaggtacaagatgatgttgttgtagttcattatgtgccttcagatttgtagttggcggatttctttacgaaggcacagacttgagcgcagcatgatttcttactctccaaactcagtgttgtggatccaccatgagtttgaggggggggggggtgttagatgtatatatttatctattgtagtttccccatatgttagggggctttctgcatatgttcacctgtacatgtactatatattgtggcctttggccccctggtaatacaacaagcatattgccctaacatggtatcagagccccaggtctcaagttcaaatcctggctttcacatggttttcgcaattaagcctaaaaattgctgttgcccccctttttagccaccgctgtttcggtgtgctcttcttctttcacgtgttgactgtctcttctcccgtcacacacgagtgagggtgttgtgaagtgtatatgtggattgcctagccctttccatcagttcggactttttggttcaagtggctagtgcatgaaccttaacagTTGCCTCGGCGTACGAGAACCACTTGGGCTAGTCGCCCACCAACCTTGACGAAAGAGAAGCGTCACGCTACAACTACCTGTCGACTCTCCAAGGCAACACCCTCATGAGGGAAGACATAGACGCCTCCGTCAGCCAGTCAGAAaagcggagcttaggttttcacccggataGCCCAAGCCATTGTCATTGGGAGAGGAAGTGGAGCTCCCCCGATGATGCCTCCAAGGAGGGTAGCGACGTTAGAAGACGCCGCCATCACCGACACCGACCCGAGGTTGAGGCTAGGTTTTCACCTAGATCAAAGCACGTTTGCAGATCTAAACATACAAGGCATCCAAACTGAGCTCGTTGCGCCGCAAACATTTGTCATCGACCACCAAACAACACCGGTGGAGACCCTGTAGAACACCTCATGGTGTGAAGAACCACCAATGCAACAACCATTAGCGTCTTCGTGACTACCGGAGGATCCCTGTCCATTTTGGAGCCCCCCACCCCCCCGAGTTGCCAGAGGAGGCAATGTCCACGAGTAGCGCGCGGTCCATGGGCAGTTATGATGGCCTTATATATACACACAAAATGTAGTTCATATGTATCTTGCAATATGAATTATTTGCCTTTTGATAATTCTAGAAATATGAATTCAATATATGTGGCATTACAATTGGCAGGGGGGGCAAAACGACTAAACACTGTTGAACAGTTCTAAAAATGGCTCCCGATGGACTCTCTTAACAAGCAAGAAAGCTCTCCCCCattgaaaaaaaaaagtacatACAGAAAGCTCAGTCAACCTCATTGAATATAACGTTTACCTTTTCTTGATAGATTCGGGATGTtttgtatgaaaaaagaaaaagaattggcaaatgGCTTTGCACACGCCGGCGCGGCGCCGACCATGGCAGGCAGGAGAAGGCGCCAGCACGGCCACCCAATCCGTGGCCGGCACGTCACCACCGGTGGCCCCGCGGCTAAGCAACGACGGATCCTTCCTCCCTCATATTCGAATCAAATCGAAGTCCCCGCTCCGGCCCCTTTCCTTTCACCCAAACAGAGGGAGAGGTCTTCCCCCTATTTAAGCCGCCCTTCTCCTCGCCCCACCTTGCTCTGTTCCGTTCCATTCTCCCGCACGCTTTCCCTTTCCTTTCCCGTCGCGCCGATTTCGTCGGAACCGGCCAACCATATCCGCCTCCCGACCCTACACGTGCGTCCCGACCGGCTCCGGAGAACTCGCGCGCGCCGGCGGCCCGATCCCAGCCGGCCCCCGCGCCGGCGGCGGACATGGCGCGCCGCGGCGCCCTCTTCGCGCTGGTGCTCCTCGCCGTGGCTGGGGCGGCTGCGGCCGAGCCGGAGCGCGCGTCCGAGGAGGCCTCCCAGCTGCAGGTGCTGCCGCGCCCGCTCGTCATCGAGCTGCCGaccgaggaggacgcggcggcggagcTGCGGTGCGCGAGCTGGAGGATGGCGGGCGAGGCCAACAACCTGGCGCCGTGGACCGCGCTGCCCGACGAGTGCGCGCCCCACGTGCGGCGCTACCTCGCGGGCCCCGCCTACCGCTCCGACCTCGACCTCGTCGCGAGGGAGGCCTCCGcctacgcccgcgccgccgccgccgacgcctacAACGCCTGGGTGTTCGACGTCGACGAGACGCTGCTCTCCAACCTCCCCTACTACGCGCAGCACGGATACGGGTAAACTCATCCACACCCTCCACGGTTTTCAAAATTAGTACAGGGCAGGGAGTTCGATTCGTGAATTGGGGATTGCTCACAAACGTGCGCTGTTCGATTTGAAATGGTCCTGCAGGCTCGAGTTGTTCGACCACCTGGAGTTCGACAGGTGGGTGGAGCGGGGGGAGGCGCCGGCGATCCCCTCCAGCCTCACCCTCTACAACGAGGTCCGCGACCTGGGGTTCAAGACCTTCCTGCTCACCGGCCGCAGCGAGGGCCACGAGGGCGTCACCGTGGACAACCTCAGGAAGGAAGGGTTCCACGACTGGGACAAGCTCATACTCAGGTACTACATCGCGCGCGCTTCACCGTCCTGCCTGCTAATGTTACCATTGCACATTGCTACTTTTCACCCAGCTTTTGTTGGGGTGAATTCGGCTAGCACGTGATGATTATCTTCGTAACCTGACTAGCTCATGGCCTTTTGTAGCACAACTAGAGACTTGCTCCTCAATGCTTCTTTGGCATTTCATTGACATGTGTTATGTTCCAAATATTTAAGTGCTGTGTATGCGCTCTTCACAATCATTAATGATTAGGACATCCACTgaaatactactactactcgaaagTACCTAAATTGCCAAATTCAGTCTCTGCCAAAAGAAATCCTTGTTGCATTCTTTCACTTGTTCGTTATGCTTTATCGAGTACTAGTGAATACTGCTAGGTCGTTGCTTCAGGCCTAAATTTGGTGCCAGCTCAGCCCTTTTATCCAAATGTTCATATCGCGCGCGTTACGACAACCTGAGAATAACTTAAACGTCCCTGCATAAGCATTCTTTTAGTTGTTGATTATTTTCTAAGTACTGCACAGTGAGTCCTACTAGGTATAGGTTCGTCAGATCTGTATTTAGTGACAGTCCTTCCATCCAAATGTTCATATGGCATTACGACAACCTGAGGGATAAGTTAAATGTGAAATTTCTATGTCGTGTTGCTGAATTAACGACATTTTATCCTCTCGATTGGGTCAACTGAGCATTCGGCATCCAATTTGTTTCCCGAGCCCAACTAGTGTTCCTCATTTCTGCATAATAAAACATCTCTCTGCAATGTCCAGGGCACCAGCTGACCGGAAGAAAACGGCGACGGACTACAAATCAGAGAAGAGAAAAGAGATGGAGGCGGAGGGGTACAAGATCCTAGGGAATTCCGGCGATCAGTGGAGCGACCTCTTGGGCTACTCCATGAGTGCCCGTTCCTTCAAGCTCCCCAACCCAATGTATTATATCCCCTGACACAGCGGACATGCTGAGCGCGCGTGTGAGAAATGCCGTGTttatttgatgcattttccatGCTGCCCAGATTGAACCCTGTACTGACTGCGAAACAAAATTGAACATGATACTGAGATGAAATTTATACTGTACAGAAGCTTCACTAAATTCCGTGTAGCATACGTTGAACTTGCAAACTGAAATCTAAAGGATGAGATGTGACTTTGAGGACACATTCTACTAAAAAGGCGTTGAATCAATGTCTTCTGTAAAATATTCAATGATGTTGATCAGTAAAATATTTGAGCTGGTCAATATATTTCTAAATCTCTTGTGCACATAGTTTACCATAAGTTTGCTTACCTCCGCCGAACAGTTGTTCTGAAAAGATTCGATTTGATGGTCATCAGCACGGCTTGGATGCTATGGAAGCAAAGGATCGCTAGGGCCTTTGGAAATGAGCGTGAGCAAAAGAACCTCCACCAAATGTTGGTGGAGATCAAGGAGGAGTTCTAGCTTTGGGAGAGGGCGAAGAGAGGAGGGAGTAGCATTCTAGCGCGAGAGTAGGCCTTAGGCGGAGGGAAGGGGTTCTTGTGTGAGTGTCTCACAGCCTGTTATTCGCAACAGTTCAGCTGTTCTTGTAATTGTTTTGCTTCTTTTttataaagataaggcacgcttTGCGCATGCTCTCGGATTTTTTTATTTATACTATAGCACTGCACCGTGCAGAAGGGGACCTAAATTAAATTTAGGAACACTTAGGATGGTATGAGCGAATAGAGGGAGGAGGCTAATAGGATCGACACAAAGTTAATTTCTTTAGATGTGGaaccaagtgaattcatgtgtaTGACAACCAAGCAAGATGACAAGTAAGCAACGATACAACAAGTAAAGGATAGAAGTAGTCGCAATGgagacatggagacattttcatgTGTATGACAACCAAGCAAGATGACAAGTAAGCAACGATACAACAAGTAAAGGATAGAAGTAGTCGCAATGgagacatggagacattttcatgTGTATGACAACCAAGCAAGATGACAAGTAAGCAACGATACAACAAGTAAAGGATAGAAGTAGTCGCAATGGAGACATGGAGACATTATTTCCGTAGTTCCTTTTTTGTTAAGAGAAATATATTAGGATATGATGCCAATGTGAATATTTTGCATAACATTTGTGAATGATTAATTGCTTATAATTAAGCCACTATTGTCTGAGTGAGAAAAGATAAAGTGCACCCATGAACCTAGGTCCATTGCTTAGGTGACAGGTAACTTTCGCTCCTATCCTCTTGCAATTTAGAGGATCGAGACATCTTTACATTTATTGTTTACTTTCAAGTAATCAACCTATCTCTTTATTTAAATTGTTCAATGCATAGATAACCAGAACTATTCTCATGAAGTTTGATACATATTACTTCCACTTTGAGTGTGTTGTTTCAATTCCatacacttgggggttatcaggcGCCGGCGGGATGACATGCCCCGGCGTGGCGCTCAACCTGCCATCATGGAGCTATTGCTCGCCAGTCTTCGGTACCAATTCGCATGGGAGCAACCCATCGTCGAGCTCCTCGACGTGGCGTTCGACATCACCATACAGGGGAAGGCCAAGCTCATGATGCGCGGTGTGGAGCATAGTCCAATGAAAATTAATTATTTCAGCTCAGTCATACTTGATAGCATTTTTGTGAAGAATTTATTTTAAATCACCATTCTACTAGTTTgttattttttcataacatccataTCACATATGTACAATTACTCGATATGAAAGTTTTCTATTTTTATGGTATATCCAAAATTGTTTTACGAGATTCTCTTTTTTGAGAGCAAACACATATTTTattaatagaaaatcaagttACGTGAGTAAATAAACTTGAAAACTAATAGGCGGACGGGAGAAAACATGTGTAACTTTCCATAAAACTATCACTAATGTTTGCTACACCCGTTGAAGCTAGCGTCCGCCGCCAAACTCCAACACCGCATAGACGCGCGTTAGAAGAGACACTGAGGCTCCAACATTGCCGGATACAGAAGAGCACCATCGCCAATGA contains the following coding sequences:
- the LOC124652025 gene encoding acid phosphatase 1-like; amino-acid sequence: MARRGALFALVLLAVAGAAAAEPERASEEASQLQVLPRPLVIELPTEEDAAAELRCASWRMAGEANNLAPWTALPDECAPHVRRYLAGPAYRSDLDLVAREASAYARAAAADAYNAWVFDVDETLLSNLPYYAQHGYGLELFDHLEFDRWVERGEAPAIPSSLTLYNEVRDLGFKTFLLTGRSEGHEGVTVDNLRKEGFHDWDKLILRAPADRKKTATDYKSEKRKEMEAEGYKILGNSGDQWSDLLGYSMSARSFKLPNPMYYIP